The following DNA comes from Vannielia litorea.
TGAGTTTGGCCACCAGCGTGTCCACGTCGGGCACGATCTCACCAGCTTGGCGGGTTTCGGGCTCGGAGGTCTTCACGATCTCCAGACGCGGCGACACGTCGACGCCGTAGTCGGCGGCGGTCTTCTCATCCAGCGGCTTCTTCTTGGCCTTCATGATGTTGGGCAGCGAGGCGTAGCGCGGCTCGTTCAGGCGCAGGTCCACGGTGACGATGGCGGGCATCTTCACCTTGATGGTCTGAAGGCCGCCGTCGACCTCGCGGGTCACCACGGCGCTGTCACCCTCGACCTTCACCTCGGAGGCAAAGGTGGCTTGGCTCCAGCCCAGCAGAGCCGAGAGCATCTGTCCGGTGGCGTTCATGTCGTTGTCGATGGCCTGCTTGCCGGCCAGCACGAGGCCCGGCTGCTCTTCATCGATCACGGCCTTGAGGATCTTGGCAACGGCCAGCGGCTCGATGTCTTGGTGCACGTCATCGGCGGCGACCACGAGAATGGCCCGGTCAGCGCCCATTGCGAGGGCGGTGCGGAGCGTTTCCTGCGCCTGCTTCACGCCAATGGAAACGGCCACCACCTCTTCAGCGGTTCCGGCCTCCTTCAGGCGGATCGCCTCTTCGACGGCGATCTCGTCGAAGGGGTTCATCGACATTTTCACGTTGGCAAGATCGACACCGGAACCGTCCGATTTCACACGGACCTTCACGTTGTAGTCGATCACCCGTTTCACAGGCACAAGTACCTTCATGG
Coding sequences within:
- a CDS encoding electron transfer flavoprotein subunit beta/FixA family protein, with the protein product MKVLVPVKRVIDYNVKVRVKSDGSGVDLANVKMSMNPFDEIAVEEAIRLKEAGTAEEVVAVSIGVKQAQETLRTALAMGADRAILVVAADDVHQDIEPLAVAKILKAVIDEEQPGLVLAGKQAIDNDMNATGQMLSALLGWSQATFASEVKVEGDSAVVTREVDGGLQTIKVKMPAIVTVDLRLNEPRYASLPNIMKAKKKPLDEKTAADYGVDVSPRLEIVKTSEPETRQAGEIVPDVDTLVAKLKEKGIV